From Aspergillus luchuensis IFO 4308 DNA, chromosome 2, nearly complete sequence:
GGGCTTGAGTACTTGGATCTTATCTGATCTCGGGTCACAATATATATCGATTAATTGCATCATCGCTCTCTACCGATTTGCCTAACTTCAATCACCAAACAATGATGGAGTTATGCTGGACCCCTCACATCGGATATTAGTCGGAGTGTCTCGCTGCAACAGCGCGCTTCCTACTTACGCTTAGGCCTCTAAATGATCGTACGACGCGAAAACAGCCGGGAGATTGAACCCGGGACTTACGATCTGCGAACTGAGATGGTGAACACGGCTGATTTTGTTCTTCAGTCAGAACAACATTTGGCAGGAACCAATCTTCATACTGCACATGCCAGCTTTACTGCACTACTTCCAGGTCGCACCATTCTAGCTGAAGTTCACTGAAGTTTGTGAGACAGCCCCGTTGTCCCACAGATGTATTTGTCATGCCTAAATGCGCGCTCTAGGGTGGTTCTCCTTTTACTATTCAACACTCGAATCGTAAATCGTCTATTTCGGGAGCTTCTTCGAAGTAAATGTATATACAAGACATAGATATCGTCGTCATATCCACCATGATCTCCCCCGCTTATTCCTAAAATTGGTACACTGACACCTCATATTTAGGCGTCTAGAAGAGGAGGGACCTTCTCGCAAAGGTATTCAACAATGGCGTCAGGGCCGCGCTCGACCTGGAGACCCTCGGGGATAGCGTGCAGCTTGATGTCGGGCTTGATCGACCGGGCAATGGAGTGGATCTCGTCGGCCTGCTCGGCGGACCACATGGAGGCGCTGAACTGCAGAGGAAGTTAGACACGGGCCATCATAACCGTAGTCGCTTTACCCCGCATTGTACAGGAAGCTCATATGAAGAGAACATACCAGGACATCGGGCATGTGCTGCTTGACCTTGGACTCGACTTCCTCGATCTCTGTTCGCAAGCTCAGTTAGTATCAACCATCACAAGTCCCGCAAAGGACTTCGAGGTCACAGGTACTTACTCTCGCAGTTGTCaatgtggatgatggtgtaACGGTCCGAAAGGGCCTCAGCAACCCGTCCGATGAGGCGCTTGGCTCTCTCGGGAGCGGTGTTGACAGTGACGAGCTTGAAGGGTCCCTTGGGAGCAGACATTGTGACAGGTTATGTGCAAGGTAGTTTTCTGAATGACTTGAAACAGACTCGACGACTGCGACACTGTTCGCTTTTAAACGGAGAGCATGCGATTTCGCAGTTCAACCGGCACGACAGGCCGCGGGCGACATCCCCACGTTGTCGTGGGGAAGTGGGCTGTTTAGCGTATTCGCCGCCGGCTTTCGCCCGAGGCTCGGAAATCGAAAGCGTTGAAGTCAAGTCCTGGAGGGGAGCAAGTGTTTGGTTCTTGCGAAGAAAGTCGAATGCGGACTGGCTGCTGAGAAACGGATCGGTTCCCACCGGCAAAGGCAGTTTGAGGGATTGCCCCTCCCACTTTGCTTCCCCCCACCCCGCGCGCATTGAGCTTCCCGGCCGGCCACCAGAACTGCACCCCGCGACGATATCGGGGTAGAAATATCCCGTGAGCGTACTTCAAAAGAGAACATCGCCTCAATTGATCCCTGCTCCCTGACTTGCATTTCTATTGTTCATcaattcctccttcctcttcacaaACACTCATCATGTCCAAGGTCGCATCTACCTTCTCGCGTATGTGGACACGACCTTGCTTCTG
This genomic window contains:
- a CDS encoding uncharacterized protein (COG:S;~EggNog:ENOG410PQBS) encodes the protein MSAPKGPFKLVTVNTAPERAKRLIGRVAEALSDRYTIIHIDNCEKIEEVESKVKQHMPDVLFSASMWSAEQADEIHSIARSIKPDIKLHAIPEGLQVERGPDAIVEYLCEKVPPLLDA